Proteins co-encoded in one Acipenser ruthenus chromosome 3, fAciRut3.2 maternal haplotype, whole genome shotgun sequence genomic window:
- the LOC117435402 gene encoding cytochrome c oxidase assembly factor 1 homolog encodes MPASINSLHKMAVYMGIVSGGGCAMMYYLMQKNFARSEYYHRALEQLRDNHTAMESLGAPPLQVHNVRLTDRHNRVDKTSAKIKIPVSGTKSAGYLYTYSIRDTIMNRWCLQEVVLQLRDGQRIEVYEPSVDDDEVKQEECFGQSAMATS; translated from the exons ATGCCAGCTTCAATAAACAGCCTGCACAAGATGGCCGTCTACATGGGGATAGTGTCTGGAGGAGGTTGTGCAATGATGTATTATCTGATGCAAA AAAACTTTGCTAGGTCAGAATACTATCACCGTGCACTGGAGCAGCTCCGAGATAACCACACAGCAATGGAATCTCTCGGGGCTCCACCACTACAAGTTCACAACgtcagactgacagacagacataaCAGAGTGGACAAAACAAGTGCAAAG ATCAAAATCCCAGTGTCTGGGACTAAATCTGCTGGATATCTCTATACCTACTCTATCAGGGACACTATAATGAACAG GTGGTGTTTACAGGAGGTTGTGCTGCAGCTCAGGGATGGACAGAGAATTGAAGTTTATGAGCCCAGCGTAGACGATGATGAGGTGAAGCAGGAAGAGTGTTTTGGGCAATCGGCCATGGCAACTTCCTAG